From Syngnathus typhle isolate RoL2023-S1 ecotype Sweden linkage group LG13, RoL_Styp_1.0, whole genome shotgun sequence, a single genomic window includes:
- the fndc7a gene encoding fibronectin type III domain-containing protein 7, which produces MAPPAVYLPEPHATNQRKRSTQSDSALLPSDVYFQHTPSPAFQKPGCRIGSKEEEMNRTLDQAIEAARSMKRTTDRMAKRLTADLAKAQLLPQQHSATRVAPEVPGVVRAYSKHSDSITVEFAEVAGATSYNLRAVFQSGDFFSESVVSSSPATVVGLQPYTNYRLSVMSINSGGRSQPSHPIQVKTVVMAPELSTSSPDDDTILVTWSPVDYAILYTLCIIRQGSSTRLKVNTTDHNMTFGDLEAGTTYCIKGEAWDSEGRAGDYLTVCQITRPPRPDLVHIQVTLGGSLGIVVHWMLVRGAEDYLAWSTTGQNCTSTGSNHCYISPVGCGQNHSISVTAFNSAGPSSPSPPADYITYPCPPDNIWVEEAQADNCSVMWDEVPVVEYYMVFIKRDDGTEKSCNTTRTSCHFLCVCGHTYLTSVFPYNQAGSSPFAHVQNYTTIPCCPEGVSLKSVSTETLKITWLPVKGSELYQTTAKQVDEVIHCNDTAPVCALSDLRCNGVYSVVVAACSELRGCNSTCPPHTHETAPCSPEIRTIMQFNQSSYKVQFTTPNTQNTNYTIIATGRDDKHTCHGRNTSCELTQLPCGSKFEVTAVATTTAGRSLPGYSEILETGPCCPTSMNVTQVTQAMTNVTWSTGRGARSYTATLTSSHGHAKCHTTDIHCLMGCISCGTNYSVNLETISSSGHTSECKYHGFSSSACCPTNIKLYRWANNSLRVYWHSTWTPQQHTVELYGTAANYTCLADDNSKFCDIQEERCGDVYTVVAAPVGPGGVKVNFCQQRTYSVPCPGFNGGIVISRGRRSIK; this is translated from the exons ATGGCTCCTCCTGCAGTCTACCTGCCAG AACCGCACGCAACCAATCAGAGGAAGCGTTCCACCCAGTCCGACTCAGCGCTGCTGCCGAGCGACGTGTACTTTCAGCACACTCCATCCCCTGCCTTCCAAAAACCTGGCTGCAGGATAGGAAGCAAG GAGGAGGAAATGAACAGGACTCTGGACCAAGCCATCGAGGCCGCTCGCAGCATGAAGAGGACAACGGACCGCATGGCCAAGAGACTGACGGCAGACCTGGCTAAAGCTCAGCTCCTCCCGCAGCAACATTCCGCCACGAGG GTAGCCCCTGAGGTGCCCGGCGTTGTGCGGGCCTACTCCAAGCATAGCGACAGCATCACTGTGGAGTTTGCAGAAGTTGCCGGGGCAACCAGCTACAACCTGAGGGCAGTGTTTCAGAGCGGTGATTTCTTCTCCGAAAGTGTAGTGAGCAGCTCCCCAGCCACCGTGGTTGGGCTTCAGCCCTATACCAACTACAGGCTGAGCGTCATGTCAATCAACTCGGGAGGGCGGAGCCAACCTTCACACCCCATCCAGGTCAAGACAG TGGTTATGGCACCTGAGTTGAGCACCTCTTCCCCTGATGATGATACCATCCTGGTCACTTGGTCCCCCGTTGACTACGCCATCCTCTACACGCTTTGCATCATCCGGCAAGGCTCCAGCACACGCCTCAAGGTCAACACCACAGACCACAACATGACCTTTGGTGACCTTGAGGCTGGCACAACTTACTGCATCAAGGGTGAAGCGTGGGACTCTGAGGGTCGTGCCGGTGACTACCTCACTGTGTGCCAGATCACAC GTCCACCACGTCCCGATTTGGTCCACATCCAGGTGACACTGGGTGGGTCCCTCGGCATCGTCGTGCACTGGATGTTAGTGCGAGGAGCTGAGGACTATCTGGCTTGGAGCACGACTGGGCAGAACTGTACAAGCACAGGCAGTAACCACTGTTACATCAGTCCAGTGGGATGTGGTCAGAATCACTCCATCTCTGTCACCGCTTTCAACTCGGCTGGACCCAGTTCCCCTTCACCTCCAGCTGATTACATTACAT ACCCATGTCCCCCAGACAACATCTGGGTGGAGGAAGCTCAAGCTGACAACTGCTCAGTCATGTGGGATGAGGTACCAGTCGTGGAGTACTATATGGTTTTCATAAAGAGGGACGACGGTACCGAGAAGTCGTGCAACACCACTAGAACCAGCTGccacttcctgtgtgtgtgtggtcataCCTACCTTACCAGCGTCTTCCCCTACAACCAGGCTGGCTCCAGTCCCTTCGCACATGTGCAGAACTACACCACCA TTCCATGCTGCCCGGAGGGTGTTTCTTTAAAGTCTGTTTCGACAGAGACCCTGAAGATCACGTGGTTACCGGTCAAAGGGTCAGAGCTTTACCAGACGACAGCGAAGCAGGTTGACGAGGTCATCCACTGTAATGACACGGCGCCGGTGTGCGCGCTGTCCGATTTGAGGTGCAATGGGGTTTATTCCGTGGTGGTCGCGGCATGTAGCGAGCTACGAGGGTGCAATAGCACTTGCCCGCCACACACGCACGAGACAG CTCCGTGTTCACCAGAGATTCGGACTATAATGCAGTTCAACCAGTCCTCATACAAAGTCCAATTCACCACCCCAAATACCCAAAATACAAATTACACCATCATTGCCACCGGGCGCGATGATAAACACACATGCCATGGAAGAAACACTTCCTGTGAGCTAACCCAGTTGCCCTGCGGTTCAAAGTTCGAGGTCACAGCCGTGGCTACCACAACGGCGGGACGGAGTCTTCCCGGATACAGTGAAATTTTAGAAACAG GTCCTTGCTGCCCTACGTCTATGAATGTCACCCAGGTCACGCAGGCCATGACCAACGTGACCTGGTCAACCGGACGAGGAGCTCGCTCCTACACTGCGACGCTGACTTCGTCACACGGACACGCCAAGTGTCACACCACCGATATCCATTGCTTGATGGGATGTATCAGCTGCGGGACCAACTACAGCGTGAACCTGGAAACTATCAGCAGCTCTGGACACACGTCCGAGTGCAAATATCACGGTTTCTCATCAA GTGCTTGTTGCCCGACCAATATCAAACTGTATCGTTGGGCAAACAACTCCCTAAGGGTGTACTGGCACTCAACATGGACGCCCCAGCAGCACACGGTGGAGCTATACGGGACAGCTGCCAATTACACGTGCTTGGCGGATGACAACAGCAAATTCTGCGACATCCAGGAGGAAAGATGCGGGGATGTCTACACGGTGGTGGCGGCGCCGGTTGGACCCGGTGGAGTCAAAGTCAACTTCTGTCAGCAGAGGACATATTCAG tTCCCTGCCCAGGATTTAACGGTGGCATTG TGATATCTCGCGGAAGAAGAAGCATAAAATAA